One genomic segment of [Phormidium] sp. ETS-05 includes these proteins:
- a CDS encoding DUF3352 domain-containing protein — translation MTDKTRPFISIISASLLVTILFLAGGCGSKIHQLKSQVTAPESAIFIPKQSALMVSLLVNPEDLASFIRQSAAGSDPGKIGKELNQIKENLLANTDVKYEEDIQPWLGDEISLAVTDIDLDKNQANGLQPGYLLALATRDAAASSAFLERLWQNKPISGSGAELVLENYAGVKLIYTTTTPEAGNLSPLAGDWASAVVGSRFVLFANHPKVLREAINTVQAANLNLTSSEIYQQVSQNAPEGTGNNRIGMAFINPPQLAAWLNRTGLKTTGENDNLVAISLGLNPNGLVADTLWIKKPGGTETGFLKGDISHLDEASGEETRFLSAPVQALDWIPAAANLVAAGQDLQGLSGDSGLTSFFVNSINSLLTSNSLAAKGSVNLEEDIFSWVQDSYALGLLSYPGEDNLDWIFVAQRGEKTAAGISHLETLARERGINVGPVTFGNQEAIAWTKLTTGAVGKSGARKISAEVQAVRATVGEYEIFANRLAAIEQALKAPESGSFLASTKLAQAQAALPQQNSGYFYLDWVLNRPLLLRQFPFLKFIEIAGKAAFSHLESFTLTTADNSDGYNHASIFIRLRV, via the coding sequence AACACGCCCGTTTATTTCCATTATATCCGCAAGTCTCTTAGTAACTATATTATTTTTGGCTGGCGGATGCGGTAGTAAAATCCATCAACTAAAATCTCAAGTAACTGCACCAGAATCGGCCATATTTATCCCCAAGCAATCAGCCTTAATGGTATCTTTGCTGGTCAATCCCGAAGATTTAGCCAGCTTTATTCGCCAATCCGCTGCTGGCAGTGACCCTGGGAAAATCGGCAAAGAATTAAACCAGATTAAAGAAAATTTACTCGCCAATACGGATGTAAAATATGAAGAAGATATCCAACCTTGGCTAGGAGATGAAATATCTTTGGCCGTCACAGATATCGACCTAGATAAAAATCAGGCCAATGGTTTGCAACCAGGATATCTCCTCGCCTTAGCCACTCGTGACGCCGCCGCTAGTAGTGCTTTCTTGGAGCGACTGTGGCAAAATAAACCCATCTCTGGGTCTGGGGCAGAATTAGTATTAGAAAATTATGCCGGAGTGAAATTAATCTATACCACAACCACTCCAGAAGCAGGCAACCTCAGCCCCTTGGCGGGAGACTGGGCATCGGCGGTGGTAGGTTCTCGATTTGTCCTATTTGCCAACCATCCCAAAGTTTTGCGCGAAGCTATTAATACCGTGCAAGCGGCTAATCTCAACCTCACTAGCAGTGAGATTTATCAGCAAGTGTCCCAAAATGCTCCAGAGGGAACCGGAAATAACCGCATTGGGATGGCTTTTATTAACCCACCGCAACTGGCCGCATGGTTAAACCGGACGGGGCTAAAAACCACAGGGGAAAATGATAATTTGGTGGCCATTTCTCTGGGATTAAACCCGAATGGATTGGTAGCGGATACTTTGTGGATAAAGAAACCGGGTGGGACAGAAACCGGGTTTCTCAAAGGAGATATCTCGCACTTAGATGAAGCGTCTGGCGAAGAAACCCGGTTTCTCAGCGCACCGGTGCAGGCGTTGGACTGGATACCGGCTGCAGCCAATTTGGTGGCGGCGGGTCAGGATTTACAAGGCTTGTCTGGGGATAGTGGGTTAACCAGTTTTTTTGTCAATAGTATCAATTCTTTGTTAACCAGCAATAGTTTGGCAGCCAAGGGGAGCGTAAATTTAGAGGAGGATATCTTTAGCTGGGTGCAGGACTCATACGCTCTGGGATTACTTTCTTATCCTGGTGAGGATAATTTAGATTGGATTTTTGTGGCGCAGCGGGGAGAGAAAACGGCGGCGGGGATAAGTCACCTTGAAACTCTGGCTCGGGAGCGGGGGATTAATGTGGGTCCGGTGACGTTCGGGAACCAGGAGGCGATCGCCTGGACAAAACTTACCACTGGTGCGGTGGGTAAGTCGGGAGCCAGGAAAATTAGCGCCGAAGTGCAAGCCGTGCGCGCCACCGTGGGGGAATATGAGATATTCGCCAATCGGTTAGCGGCGATCGAGCAGGCTCTGAAAGCTCCCGAGTCCGGTTCTTTCCTGGCTAGTACCAAGTTAGCCCAAGCACAAGCAGCTTTACCACAGCAGAATTCCGGCTATTTTTATTTGGACTGGGTGCTAAATCGTCCCTTACTCCTGCGTCAGTTCCCCTTCCTCAAATTTATAGAAATTGCCGGTAAAGCCGCATTTTCCCACTTAGAGTCCTTTACCCTCACCACCGCCGACAACTCCGACGGGTATAACCACGCCAGCATCTTTATCCGCTTGCGGGTTTAA
- a CDS encoding NB-ARC domain-containing protein: protein MDVQEVLDWADRLVLEKTGQHLDSLQRAVLEGTWEGKKYPEIAQNSKRGHDRIKQVASELWKMMSAELGKDVRQSNFRAILEKVESSKISNLGLGDDYVQIVGDINICREHCPYPQGTTATAATTPTPTSNQPEQRHNLTEAPEPEPLQNRNAELRTLNQWILTEKIRIVTIFGWPGIGKTTLARSLVEQIKHNFEYIIWRHCTSALTLTSLETNLIQFFSQNRDTQQPSLIEYIRSHRCLIILDDLQELFTSGASAGTYLPECENYGKLWQQIARFPHESCILLLSWENPTEIATLEGENRPCRSLQLRGLGEAAGEILTQKGLTDEDRWGELIQLYGGNPSWLNIIASTIEDLFNGSVDGFLSYPSFFLGDLEPRVQSYYQRLSESEQIVTQWLANQDAADISRKPADLKLSDSDFLKAVRSLRKRGLIEKVTDNGVSLFAIPDLFKAYVKHQ, encoded by the coding sequence ATGGACGTTCAAGAAGTTTTAGACTGGGCCGATCGCCTGGTGTTAGAGAAAACGGGACAACATCTCGACTCCCTACAAAGGGCTGTGCTTGAAGGAACCTGGGAGGGGAAGAAATACCCCGAAATTGCCCAAAACTCTAAACGGGGCCACGATCGCATCAAACAAGTGGCCAGTGAATTATGGAAAATGATGTCGGCTGAGTTGGGAAAAGACGTTAGACAGTCTAACTTTAGAGCGATTTTAGAAAAAGTAGAATCTTCCAAGATTTCCAATCTGGGGTTGGGTGATGACTATGTGCAAATCGTGGGTGACATCAACATCTGTAGAGAGCATTGCCCCTATCCCCAAGGGACCACCGCCACCGCCGCCACCACCCCCACCCCCACCAGCAACCAACCAGAACAACGCCACAACCTCACCGAGGCCCCCGAACCAGAACCCCTCCAGAACCGCAACGCCGAACTGAGGACCCTCAATCAGTGGATATTGACAGAAAAAATCCGCATCGTCACCATTTTTGGATGGCCCGGAATCGGCAAAACCACCCTGGCAAGGTCCCTCGTAGAACAAATCAAACATAACTTTGAATATATCATCTGGCGCCACTGCACCAGCGCCCTCACCCTCACATCCCTAGAAACCAACTTAATTCAGTTTTTTTCCCAAAATAGAGATACCCAACAGCCATCCCTCATAGAATACATCCGCTCCCATCGTTGCCTGATTATTCTCGACGACCTCCAGGAACTGTTTACCAGTGGCGCATCAGCAGGCACTTATCTCCCAGAATGCGAAAATTACGGCAAACTGTGGCAACAAATCGCTAGATTCCCTCACGAGAGCTGCATCCTCCTGCTCAGTTGGGAAAACCCCACAGAAATTGCTACCTTAGAAGGAGAAAATCGCCCCTGTCGCAGCTTACAACTTCGCGGTTTAGGAGAGGCGGCTGGGGAAATTTTGACCCAAAAGGGGTTAACCGATGAGGATAGATGGGGGGAACTAATCCAACTTTACGGCGGCAACCCCTCCTGGTTAAATATCATCGCCTCTACCATCGAAGATTTATTTAACGGTAGCGTCGATGGATTCTTATCCTATCCCAGTTTCTTTCTCGGAGATTTAGAGCCCAGAGTCCAGTCATATTATCAAAGATTATCAGAGTCCGAGCAAATAGTCACCCAGTGGTTAGCCAACCAAGACGCCGCCGATATTTCCCGCAAACCAGCAGATTTAAAATTGTCTGACAGCGATTTTTTAAAGGCAGTCAGGTCTTTAAGAAAACGGGGTTTAATAGAAAAAGTCACCGATAACGGCGTGTCCCTGTTCGCCATTCCCGATTTATTTAAAGCATATGTGAAACATCAATAG
- a CDS encoding 5-fold beta-flower protein — MTQTFDSSYSHDSSSYDSSSYDSSQTDFSPSQTSHALNTDLSHHSQAHATSGLGVAETIAFDITHCFDSGASHSNHEQSVFQSNEGHLTSEYSGASIDYASLHSEVMNAPGGNSHSHLLHMECSDFSPYTTIDNYGRVYKHYGSASYEYAEVGYIKDRNFYNSSNCHLGYVGRDGKVYDDKDHLLGWQCGGTIYNKNGDAIPGAPHTSKGAIGAGAYLFFVQYGGV; from the coding sequence ATGACACAGACCTTTGATAGCAGTTACAGCCATGACAGTTCTAGCTATGACAGTTCTAGCTATGACAGCAGTCAGACAGACTTCAGCCCGTCTCAAACGAGCCACGCGCTAAATACTGACCTGAGTCACCACTCCCAAGCTCACGCAACGAGCGGGTTGGGCGTAGCCGAGACGATCGCTTTCGACATCACACATTGCTTTGATTCTGGTGCGTCCCACTCAAATCACGAACAATCGGTATTTCAATCTAATGAGGGCCATCTCACAAGTGAATATTCAGGGGCGAGCATTGACTATGCCAGCCTGCATTCCGAGGTGATGAACGCCCCAGGGGGCAACTCTCACTCTCATCTTCTTCACATGGAGTGCAGTGATTTTAGCCCCTACACGACGATTGACAACTATGGGCGTGTTTATAAACATTATGGCAGCGCTAGCTATGAGTATGCGGAAGTTGGCTATATCAAAGATCGCAACTTCTACAACAGCAGTAACTGCCATCTCGGCTATGTCGGTCGTGATGGCAAGGTTTACGACGACAAAGATCATCTCCTAGGTTGGCAATGTGGGGGTACGATATACAATAAAAACGGTGACGCCATTCCCGGTGCGCCTCATACCTCAAAAGGCGCGATTGGTGCGGGAGCCTATCTGTTTTTTGTCCAGTACGGAGGAGTATAG
- a CDS encoding toxin-antitoxin (TA) system antitoxin produces MSLKTFEITQLSENLIDLLSDIQNQTEVLLTREGVPLAKVMPLPVEPPVTPQVGLNYGAMVMSDDFDAPLPDEFWGV; encoded by the coding sequence ATGTCACTGAAAACGTTTGAGATTACTCAATTATCTGAGAATTTAATCGATTTATTGTCTGATATTCAGAATCAGACAGAGGTGCTGTTGACTCGTGAGGGCGTACCTTTGGCCAAAGTGATGCCGTTGCCAGTTGAACCACCGGTGACACCCCAAGTCGGATTAAATTATGGGGCAATGGTGATGAGTGATGATTTTGATGCACCTTTACCTGATGAGTTTTGGGGTGTATGA
- a CDS encoding glycosyltransferase family 39 protein, whose translation MKKHYLFLAGIIALAAVLRWVGLDAKPLWLDEIMTAVFGLGRSYNDMPLNRVFPLQDLTQIFSLNPAASCGEIAGLVASQSTHPPLFFCLMHAWLKARGVATLPELASGMRAIACIGGVATCAAIYYLGKAAFSPRIGLVAAAFMAVSPFAVYLSQEARHYTLPLLLICLALTTLVIIQKHLDDRQSVPLQFWLIWATINALGLWTHYFFLLALVAQIGALTFCQIWRRQISPGLVFCLLPFFLFIPWYPVLMEHFTRQETDWFIPFEPSWTDGFTPIFQTIIGWVLMVVALPVENQPLWVAIPAAILMLGFVVWLGRYFIVNRTFYNCISAGSFSSKIIIIFTIIVLAELFIIVYILGKDITSAVRYHFTYYPAVCVLLAAGLAAGKPENQRQIIAVIVVGLLSSIFVVSELAFQKPYQPAIVAKNMNLQPNLPLMVAVGYDTFQDVALGLSFALEVEKLRPSQEIAPTYWGFWDRHDGYHLVWENLGKLPELPNINKLNLWLVAPGLRRRDYPPTLLLSQQINCTIDENEYYRIGVPYQLYRCGG comes from the coding sequence ATGAAAAAACATTATTTGTTCCTGGCGGGGATAATCGCCTTGGCGGCGGTGTTACGGTGGGTGGGTTTGGATGCGAAACCCCTATGGCTTGATGAAATTATGACGGCGGTGTTTGGTTTGGGGCGCAGTTATAATGATATGCCCCTAAATCGGGTATTTCCACTGCAAGATTTGACCCAGATTTTCTCGCTCAACCCCGCTGCTAGCTGTGGGGAAATTGCGGGTTTGGTGGCGAGTCAATCCACCCATCCGCCGCTGTTTTTTTGCTTGATGCACGCTTGGTTAAAGGCGAGGGGAGTGGCGACGCTACCGGAGTTGGCATCGGGGATGAGAGCGATCGCCTGCATTGGCGGCGTCGCCACTTGCGCCGCCATCTACTACCTTGGTAAAGCTGCTTTTTCCCCCCGCATCGGTTTAGTCGCCGCCGCCTTCATGGCAGTGTCACCATTCGCCGTTTATCTCTCCCAAGAAGCGCGCCACTACACCCTACCATTACTGTTAATTTGCCTCGCTCTCACCACCCTAGTTATCATCCAGAAACATCTAGACGATCGCCAATCAGTTCCCCTGCAATTTTGGCTAATTTGGGCAACTATCAACGCCCTCGGTTTGTGGACGCATTATTTTTTCCTTCTGGCTTTAGTTGCCCAAATTGGCGCCTTGACATTTTGCCAAATTTGGCGGCGGCAAATTTCCCCCGGACTGGTTTTCTGCCTTCTGCCCTTTTTCTTATTCATACCCTGGTATCCCGTGCTGATGGAGCATTTCACCAGACAGGAAACCGACTGGTTTATCCCCTTTGAGCCGAGCTGGACAGATGGCTTTACCCCCATATTCCAAACTATCATCGGTTGGGTGCTGATGGTAGTAGCTTTACCCGTGGAAAATCAGCCCCTGTGGGTAGCAATTCCCGCCGCTATCCTGATGTTGGGCTTTGTAGTTTGGTTGGGGCGGTATTTTATCGTAAATCGCACTTTTTATAATTGCATCAGCGCTGGCTCTTTTTCAAGCAAAATTATCATAATTTTTACCATAATCGTCCTGGCAGAATTATTTATTATCGTCTATATTCTGGGCAAAGACATCACCTCCGCTGTGCGATATCATTTTACTTACTATCCTGCTGTATGCGTGTTGTTGGCGGCGGGTTTAGCAGCAGGAAAACCGGAAAACCAGCGCCAAATAATAGCCGTTATCGTCGTGGGATTGCTCAGCAGCATATTTGTGGTTTCTGAGCTGGCATTCCAAAAGCCTTATCAACCAGCCATAGTGGCTAAAAATATGAATCTCCAGCCGAATTTGCCCTTAATGGTGGCAGTGGGATATGATACGTTTCAGGATGTGGCACTGGGGTTAAGTTTTGCCCTAGAGGTGGAAAAATTGCGCCCAAGTCAGGAAATCGCGCCGACTTATTGGGGATTTTGGGATAGACATGATGGTTATCATCTGGTTTGGGAAAATTTGGGAAAATTACCGGAATTGCCAAATATAAATAAGCTGAATTTGTGGTTAGTCGCTCCCGGATTGCGGCGCCGGGATTATCCGCCAACATTGTTGCTTTCTCAGCAGATAAATTGTACTATTGATGAAAATGAGTATTATCGAATTGGTGTCCCATACCAGCTTTATCGCTGTGGCGGATAG
- a CDS encoding zinc-binding dehydrogenase, whose amino-acid sequence MKAIVIDKPGSLDNLYVKEMPEPQPQAGEVRVVVHAAGLNPADYKFIQRGFRTWQYPFIPGLDVAGIIDAVGPGVTEWQVGDAVYYHGNLSKPGGFAELAIAPAHAIAPAPQNLSLTEAAALPCAGFTAYQVLHRKLHINSDQTILIHGGAGAVGGFAVQLATIAGSFVISTCLSGDFEWVRQLGAQEVIDYSTEDVAARVREITTGRGVDAIVDTVSSHHATASLEMLAFGGGIACVAALPDFRKLQSFSRAISVHDVALGGAYVSGDIKAQKDLAQIGKELGALASAGKINPLLAEVIKLEEIPQALQRLTQGGVRGKIVAQIRNGGNV is encoded by the coding sequence ATGAAAGCAATTGTTATCGATAAACCGGGCAGTTTAGACAATCTCTACGTCAAAGAAATGCCGGAGCCCCAACCCCAGGCTGGGGAAGTGCGGGTGGTAGTTCATGCGGCTGGTTTAAATCCGGCGGATTATAAATTTATCCAGCGAGGATTTCGCACCTGGCAATATCCTTTTATTCCCGGTCTGGATGTGGCGGGCATTATTGATGCCGTTGGACCGGGTGTGACGGAATGGCAAGTGGGCGATGCGGTTTATTATCATGGCAACTTATCCAAACCCGGGGGTTTTGCTGAATTGGCGATCGCCCCGGCTCACGCGATCGCTCCCGCCCCCCAAAATCTCTCCCTTACGGAAGCAGCGGCTTTACCTTGTGCCGGTTTTACCGCCTATCAAGTCCTTCACCGCAAACTACACATCAATTCCGACCAAACCATTTTAATACATGGCGGCGCTGGGGCAGTGGGTGGTTTTGCTGTGCAATTAGCCACGATCGCCGGTTCATTCGTGATTTCTACTTGCTTGTCCGGGGACTTTGAATGGGTTCGCCAACTTGGAGCCCAGGAAGTGATCGACTATAGTACAGAAGATGTAGCCGCCCGGGTACGAGAAATTACGACCGGGCGGGGCGTGGATGCGATCGTCGATACCGTCAGTTCTCATCATGCCACCGCCTCCCTAGAAATGCTAGCATTTGGTGGCGGTATCGCCTGCGTCGCCGCCCTACCCGACTTCCGAAAACTGCAATCTTTTAGCAGGGCAATTTCCGTGCATGATGTTGCCCTCGGTGGTGCTTACGTATCAGGAGATATCAAAGCCCAAAAAGATTTAGCCCAAATAGGCAAGGAATTGGGCGCCCTCGCCAGTGCGGGCAAAATCAATCCCCTGCTGGCAGAAGTTATCAAACTCGAAGAAATCCCCCAAGCATTGCAACGACTTACCCAAGGTGGTGTACGCGGCAAAATTGTTGCCCAAATCAGAAATGGAGGAAATGTATAG